The DNA region GCGTGCCGAAGAACCTGGTGTACGCCCGCGCGACGGCGGAGAAGATGAAGAAATCTCCGCTGGCCGCGAAGGTGGGCGAAGTCCGCGTGACCGGGCACGGCTTCCCGCTGCCTAACGAGATGGGCGAGGCGCCGATGAACATCGTGTTCGCCGGACCGGCGGCGGGGGAAGCGAAGACGGTGGACGAGATGGTCGCCGGTACCGAACGCGGCGTGCTCGTGACGCGCTTGTGGTACATCCGCGAAGTCGAACCCTACGAGAAGATGCTGACCGGGATGACGCGCGACGGCACCTTCCTCATCGAGAACGGCAAACTGGTCGCCGGGCTGCGCAACTTCCGCTTCAACCAGAGCCTGATCGAGATGCTGCTCAACGTGGAGGCGATGAGCGAGCCGGTGCGCGCGAGTGGCGAGGAATCATTCGACATGGTGGTGCCGGCGATGAAAGTGCGCGGCTTCAACTTCACCGAGGTGACCAAGTTCTAGGGCGCGGTCTGCTGTCTGCTATGCTGCGCGTTCGGCGACAACGGCTCGCGCGACTTGTTCCAGCACATCCTGGAAGATGAAGAGGAGCACATCGACTGGCTCGAAGCGCAGCTGGGGATGATCGCCGAGATGGGCATCCAGAACTATCTGGCGCAGCAGATCTACGAGGGTAAGGAGTAGCGGGACGCGGCGTTACGGGTCGCATGCGATAAACTAGAAGCAGCTCACCTCAATAAGCCTTCCTGCAATACCTGCGGAGAGATGGCCGAGTGGCTGAAGGCGCACGCTTGGAAAGCGTGTTTACTCGCAAGGGTAACGTGGGTTCGAATCCCACTCTCTCCGCCATAACTTCTTCTCATCCCCCAACCCAAAAAAATACGCCCGTCCACTGACCTTGCTTCAAAGTCAGCGAACGGGCGCTAGTGGCTTTATGCAGGCTTCGGCTTAGCGAAGCGCCTGCAGGTTGAGGATCCGCGACAGCAGATTGCCGAGGATGCTATAGGTGCCGTTGGTGTAGCTACCATACTGATAGCGGCCGTAGTAGCCATCGTCATAGCCACGCTGGAAGCCCTGGCGGAAGTAATAGTTATAGGCGCTCTGGTCGGTGTAGTAGCCGTCGTAGCCGTAGTTCGCGTCCTCGTAGGCATTCGACCCCTGGTAGTTGTATCCCCAGCGGTCCTGACGGTCCGCCTGTCCAGCGTAGAAGCCCTGCTCATAGCCGTTGTTCACGGCCTGCCGCAGCATGTCTGCGCCGTACTGGTTGGTCTCGTAGTAGTTGTTGCCGTAGGAGTAGCGATAGCTCGGAGCAGTGTAGAAGTAGGGGTCGTTGTTGTAGTCATAGCGCTGGTTCGCGATCCGCTGCTGCTGCTGACGGATGTGATCCCAATAGCGCTGCTGATACCGGTACTGCGCCATCCGCCGTTGCTGCTGGAGCTGCGCGATGCGCTGTTGTGACAGACGCTGTTCCTGGTCCAGGCGCTGCCGGTACTGCGCTACGCGCTGCTGCTGCTGCTGGATGAGCTGCTGCTGACGGTCCTGCGACAGGCGAGCCTGCTGTCCTGGAGGCACGCTGCCGCCGTTCCAGCCAGTCTTTCTGCCGTTGTCCCAGCCTGAAGGACGGTCCTGCTGCTGCTGTTGCTGCGCGCGCTGCTGTTGCAATTCCTGCTGACGGCGTGCCTGGTCGGCGCGCGTCTGCTGTTCCTGCTCTTGCTGACGGCGCAACGTGTCGTCCCGCTGTTGCTGCTGCCTGTCCTGATACTGCTGCTGGGCGCGCTGCTGCTGTTGCTGCTGCTGCTGTACTTGCTGCTGACGGCGAGCGTCCACGGCGCGCTGTTGCTGTTCTTCTTGCTGCTGACGGCGGGCGTCCTGGGCGCGCTGCTGTTGCTGCTGGTCCTGCTGACGGCGGGCGTCCTGGGCGCGCTGCTGTTGCTGCTGGTCCTGCTGCTGCCGACGGACTTCCTCGGCGCGCTGCTGCCCGGAGTTGTCGGGCTGCCGGCGGACTTCCTGGGCGCGCTGTTGTCCACGGTTCCGGTCTGGCTGTGGCGCAGCCTGCTGTTGTTCCTTTGCGGCCTTCGCGGGCCTGGCCGGCTTGGCCTGCTTTTCCTCTTGTTTCTGCTTGTTGTCATTCTGCGCGTAGCCGAGCGCAGAGGTTCCGAGGAACCCAAGCAGTACCGCGGTACACATCAATCCGGTTTTTCGCATACTTTCACCCCTCGTTCCCTTATCCCTGTTGCGACATTTGTCGCAAATGGGCTTCACATGAGCTCACCACGAACTGAGGATGCCTCAGTTTTGGTGGGCCGTTATGTGATTAGAAGGCCCTTACTTGGCCTTTGGTTGCACAGCGGCGGGATTTCGAACCTTAGTCCTCTAGAGCGCCTGTCTTTTGTTGCGCATAGGCTGCGTTACGGATGCCGCTGCGTTACCATGCTTTGCTCCCCTAACGTTCTCTCACTGACCGCGTCCAAGGTGAATATGCGCAACCCGCTGCTGTGCTGCCTCTCTCTCCTGCTGCTTTCCGGCATGCTTGCTACCGCACAAACCAAGGCGGCGCCGGAGCCTACGATGCCGTACACGCCGAGTCTCGACGTCGCGGCGATGGATAAAACCGCCGACCCGTGCGTCGACTTCTATCGCTACTCGTGCGGCGGGTGGCGGGCGAAGAATCCGATCCCGCCCGACCAGACTTCGTGGTCCGTCTACGGGAAGCTGTATCAGGACAATCTGAATTTCCTGCGCGGCATCCTGGAGCAGGCGTCGCAGGCGGCCACTGAAAAGAAGCGCGATGTGGTGACGCAGGAGATCGGCGATTTCTACCGCGCATGCATGGACGAGACCAAGGTCGAACAGCGTGGTTTAGCCGCGCTCGAGCCCGACCTCGACGCGATATCCAGACTCAAGTCCGCGAAAGAGATCACGCCGCTCATCGCGCGGCTGCAGTTCGCGTACGGGCGGACCATCCTGTTTGCCCAGGGGTCGACGCAGGATCCCGACGATTCGGAGCAGCAGATCGCAGAGCTTGACCAGGGCGGCTTGGGCCTGCCCGACCGCGACTACTACTTGAAAGACGATGCCAAGTCGAAGGAGATCCGCGAACGCTATCTCCTGCACGTGCAGAAAGTGTTTGCGCTGATGGGCGAACCCGCGGCCGCAGCCAAGCAAGATGCCGCTACCGTGATGCGCATGGAGACCGCGCTGGCGAAGGCGCAGCTCAGCCGCGTGGACCGCCGCGATCCCTACAAGTTGAAACACAAGATGAAGGTCGCGGACCTCACACAGATCGCGCCCAACATCGACTGGGTGGGTTACTACCAGGCCTTGAAGTATCCCAGCTTCCAGATCCTGAACGTCGCCACGCCCGACTACCTCAAGCAAGTCAGCGCGCAGCTGGCCAGCGACTCCATCGCGGATTGGAAGACTTATCTGCGGTTCCACGTGGTCGATCCTGCTTCGCCGTATCTACCGGCCAGATTCGTGGACGAGAACTTCGAGTTCTACCGGAAGTACCTGCGCGGCGCGAAGGAGCAGCAGCCGCGCTGGAAGCGTTGCGTGCAGTACACCGATCGCGATCTCGGAGAAGCGCTCGGCCAGGCCTACGTGACGCGGTTGTTCTCCCCGGAGTTGAAGGCCAGCACGCTCGACATGACGCGCCGCATCGAAGCGGCCATGGGGCAGCGCATCCGCGACCTCGACTGGATGAGTCCGGAGACCAGGCAGCAGGCGCTGGCCAAGCTGGCAGGCATCCGCAACAAGATCGGATATCCCGATAAGTGGCGTGACTACAGTTCGGTGCACATCGCGCGCGATGATTTCGCAGGCAACGTCGCGCGCACCAACGAATTCGAGCGGCGGCGCGACATCAACAAAGTCGGCCAGCCGGTGGACCGCGGCGAGTGGGGCATGACGCCGCCCACCGTCAACGCCTACTACAACCCACAGATGAACGACGTGAACTTCGCCGCCGGCGTGCTGCAGCCTCCGCTCTATGACGCGAAGCTCGATGACGCTCCGAACTATGGCGACACCGGGGGCACCATCGGCCACGAACTCACGCACGGCTTCGACGATGAGGGCAGCCAATTCGATGCCCAAGGCAACCTCAAGAACTGGTGGACGAAAGAGGACCGCGAGAAATTCGATACCCGCACCAAGTGCGTGCAGGACCAATACGCGCAGTACGTGGTGGTGGACGACATCCACATCAACAGCAAGCTCACGTTGGGCGAGGACGTGGCCGATCTGGGCGGCGAGATCCTCGCTTACATCGCGTGGAAGGACGCGACCAAGAACAAGCAGCTCGCGCCGCGGGACGGTCTCAACCCCGACCAGCGCTTCTTTGTGGGCTTCGCGCAGTGGGCGTGCGCGAATGAGCGTCCGGAGGACATGCGAGTGCGCGCCGTCACCGATCCGCATTCCCCGGCAAAGTATCGCGTGAACGGCGTGGTCGTGAACATGCCGGAGTTCTCGCAGGCATTCTCGTGCAAGGCCGGGCAGCCGATGGTCAACGCGGCAGAGAAGGTGTGCAAGGTCTGGTAGCCGCCCTCGTCTGCTCGATACCGGGCGCCTCCATGCCGAAGCCGCCGTCTCCCAGATGTTGAGTTAGGGCGGCTGGGCTAGCGCTCACCGCCCGGCAGACGCGCTGCATCGGGTGCAAAGATTTCTTTTACCGCCGTCCCGCTGGTGCGTTGCTGCATCATCTGCTGCGCCAGGTCAGCGATGCGCACTGCTGCTGCAGCTACGTTCGTGCCGCGGACATGGATGTTCGAGATCAGGTTGCGGTCGGCGTCGGTGTGTCCGGCGTGCGGACGGAATGCCATGTAGGCGGAAAGGCTCTCGGCCGTCGCCATGCCAGGACGCTCCCCGATCAACAGCACCAGCACCTCAGGGCGCAAGAGTTCGCCGATCTGGTTCATGAGGCCCACGCGGCAATAGCGGATGGCGAAAGTCTGTCCCATCCGCCATCCGCGCCGCTCGGCTTCGCGCTGGAGCACGGGCAGCAACTGGGGGACCTGGGTGGCGACGGCAGTGACGGAGAGTCCATCGCCGATGGCGATCTGCAAGTCTGCGCCGGGCGGACACTGGGCCGCGACCTGTGCGGTTGCGGCATCGCTGAAGCGGCGGCCGAGATCCGGCCGCAGCAGGTATTCACGCTTGGAAGCGGCGCGCGTGCTCACCACAAGGATTCTTTCAGCGGCGACGAACTCGCGTCCGAGGTGCAGCTCGAGATCGAACTCGGTGCGGACGGCGTCGCGCGCGGCGGCATGATCTTCGCGCAAGCGAAGCTGCGTCTCGCTGTCGTAAGAAACTCCCACGCGCGCGGCGAGCAGGCGTGCCGGGGTGCGCGCGCGGACCTGGCGCACGAGCTCGGGCCACGCAGCGTCGCTCGCCGGCGAGCGCAGCTCGTGGGTCATTTCGCGCCCTCTTGCTGGAGCACCGAATCGAGGCCGCTGAGGAGCCGGCGGCGCACATCGGCGGCGAGCGGGGCGGGTTCGCCATCGCGATAGATGCCGGTCTGCTGTAGCCACGCGAGGAACTCCGGCGCGGGGCGCAGGTTGAACAGCCGGCGCATGGCGACGGCGTCGTGATAACTGGTGGATTGGTAGTTGAGCATCACATCGTCGCCGCACGGCACGCCCATGAAATAGTTGCAGCCCGCTGCGGTGAGCAGCACCATCAGATTGTCGGCGGAGTTCTGATCAGCCTCCGCGTGGTTGGTGTAGCAGACGTCGCAGCCCATGGGCAGCCCGAGCAGCTTGCCCATGAAATGGTCTTCGAGTCCCGCACGGATGATCTGCCGCTCGTCGTAGAGATACTCCGGTCCGATGAAACCGACGACGCTGTTGACGATGAAGGGGTCGAAGACGCGCGCCACGCCGTAGGCGCGGGCTTCGAGCGTGAGCTGGTCCACGCCGTGGTGGGCTTCGGCGGAGAGCGCGCTGCCCTGGCCGGTCTCGAAGTACATCACGTTCGTGCCCAACCACGGCACATCACGTTGGCCATGATGTTCGAGCACGCGCTCGCGGCCCTCGCGCAGCATCGCCAGCGTTATCCCAAAGCTGCGATTCGCCGCTTCGGTGCCGGCAACGGATTGGAAGAGAAGATCCACGGGCGCGCCGGTGTCCATGGCGGCGAGTTGCGTGGTGATGTGCGCGAGGCAGCAGGACTGGGTGGGGACTTTGTACGCCTGCATGAGCCGATCGAAGGCGTGCAGGATGCGCGCGACGCCGGCCACCGAATCGGTCGCCGGATTCACGCCGATGACGGCATCGCCGCAGCCGAAGAGCAGTCCCTCGAAAGTAGAGAGCAGGATGCCGCCAAGATCGTCTGCCGGATGATTAGGCTGGATGCGGACGCCGAGCACGCCGCGCTCGCTCATGGTGTTGCGGCAGCGCGTGACGTTGCGTAGTTTTCCCGCGGCCAGCACCAGGTCGCGGTTGCTCATCAGCTTGGCGACGGCGGCGGCGATCTCCGGCGTGATGCCCCATTGCATCGCCTTGAGCTTCGCTTCGGTGGCGCCGTCGGCGAGCAGGAACTCGCGGAATCCGCCGACGGTGAAGGAACGGATGGGCTGGAACGCATCTTCGTCCCAGGTATCGGCGAGCAACCGCGAGACGTCGTCGGTATCGGGATCGATGAGCGGATGCGCGATGATCTCCGCCAGGGGAAGGTCGGCGAGCGCGCGCTTCGCGGCCACGCGCTCGCGCTCGGAGCTCGCGGCGATCCCGGCCAATTGATCGCCGGACTTCACTTCGTTGCTCTTGGCGAAGAGCTCGCGATGATCGGGAAACACGAAGCGCTCAGGCATAAGGCAACACCTGCGTCGGTTTGAATCGTACTCTCCCGGCCCTACTCCACGATGCCGCGAAAGGCCGTGACGATGCGCCGCGGCAGGTCATCGTTGTTGCCGGGGGCGCTGTTCTTGCTGCGTGCGCGGCGGCCGAAGCCCAGATCATGGCCGGCGCCCTCGATCATGAGGAAAGCGGCCGGAACGGGGATAAGCTTCAGCGCTTTCTCGATCTCCGCCGGGGAGCCGAATGGGTCTTTGGCGCCGCTGACAAACAGCGCCGGTACGCGGATCAGCGGCAGGTGTTTGGTGCGCAGCTGCTCGGGCTTGCCCGGCGGATGCAGCGGGTAGGAGAGCACGAGGAGTCCGGCACACACCTTCTGATCCTCAGCGGCAAGCATGGTCGCTTGCCGTCCGCCGTAGGAAGCGCCACCGAGAAAAATGCAGCCGCCCGTATGTTCCCGCAAGACTTCCACCGCGCGGCGAAGTCCTTCGCGATCTTCGGCGCCCGAGCCACGCGGAGGGCCATGCGGCCGCGCCTGGCGA from Acidobacteriota bacterium includes:
- a CDS encoding M13 family metallopeptidase, giving the protein MRNPLLCCLSLLLLSGMLATAQTKAAPEPTMPYTPSLDVAAMDKTADPCVDFYRYSCGGWRAKNPIPPDQTSWSVYGKLYQDNLNFLRGILEQASQAATEKKRDVVTQEIGDFYRACMDETKVEQRGLAALEPDLDAISRLKSAKEITPLIARLQFAYGRTILFAQGSTQDPDDSEQQIAELDQGGLGLPDRDYYLKDDAKSKEIRERYLLHVQKVFALMGEPAAAAKQDAATVMRMETALAKAQLSRVDRRDPYKLKHKMKVADLTQIAPNIDWVGYYQALKYPSFQILNVATPDYLKQVSAQLASDSIADWKTYLRFHVVDPASPYLPARFVDENFEFYRKYLRGAKEQQPRWKRCVQYTDRDLGEALGQAYVTRLFSPELKASTLDMTRRIEAAMGQRIRDLDWMSPETRQQALAKLAGIRNKIGYPDKWRDYSSVHIARDDFAGNVARTNEFERRRDINKVGQPVDRGEWGMTPPTVNAYYNPQMNDVNFAAGVLQPPLYDAKLDDAPNYGDTGGTIGHELTHGFDDEGSQFDAQGNLKNWWTKEDREKFDTRTKCVQDQYAQYVVVDDIHINSKLTLGEDVADLGGEILAYIAWKDATKNKQLAPRDGLNPDQRFFVGFAQWACANERPEDMRVRAVTDPHSPAKYRVNGVVVNMPEFSQAFSCKAGQPMVNAAEKVCKVW
- the eutC gene encoding ethanolamine ammonia-lyase subunit EutC: MTHELRSPASDAAWPELVRQVRARTPARLLAARVGVSYDSETQLRLREDHAAARDAVRTEFDLELHLGREFVAAERILVVSTRAASKREYLLRPDLGRRFSDAATAQVAAQCPPGADLQIAIGDGLSVTAVATQVPQLLPVLQREAERRGWRMGQTFAIRYCRVGLMNQIGELLRPEVLVLLIGERPGMATAESLSAYMAFRPHAGHTDADRNLISNIHVRGTNVAAAAVRIADLAQQMMQQRTSGTAVKEIFAPDAARLPGGER
- a CDS encoding ethanolamine ammonia-lyase subunit EutB; amino-acid sequence: MPERFVFPDHRELFAKSNEVKSGDQLAGIAASSERERVAAKRALADLPLAEIIAHPLIDPDTDDVSRLLADTWDEDAFQPIRSFTVGGFREFLLADGATEAKLKAMQWGITPEIAAAVAKLMSNRDLVLAAGKLRNVTRCRNTMSERGVLGVRIQPNHPADDLGGILLSTFEGLLFGCGDAVIGVNPATDSVAGVARILHAFDRLMQAYKVPTQSCCLAHITTQLAAMDTGAPVDLLFQSVAGTEAANRSFGITLAMLREGRERVLEHHGQRDVPWLGTNVMYFETGQGSALSAEAHHGVDQLTLEARAYGVARVFDPFIVNSVVGFIGPEYLYDERQIIRAGLEDHFMGKLLGLPMGCDVCYTNHAEADQNSADNLMVLLTAAGCNYFMGVPCGDDVMLNYQSTSYHDAVAMRRLFNLRPAPEFLAWLQQTGIYRDGEPAPLAADVRRRLLSGLDSVLQQEGAK
- a CDS encoding dienelactone hydrolase family protein, with protein sequence MSAGVERIDDTRATPAVRGFLHRPAQPSPSHDAVVLTHGAGSDCNAPLLIALAEAFADVGWVVLRCDLPYRQARPHGPPRGSGAEDREGLRRAVEVLREHTGGCIFLGGASYGGRQATMLAAEDQKVCAGLLVLSYPLHPPGKPEQLRTKHLPLIRVPALFVSGAKDPFGSPAEIEKALKLIPVPAAFLMIEGAGHDLGFGRRARSKNSAPGNNDDLPRRIVTAFRGIVE